A single genomic interval of Thermus caldifontis harbors:
- a CDS encoding sodium-dependent bicarbonate transport family permease, protein MDALELLRLNLLSPMVLAFALGVAARLLKSDLAFPEALYTALSIYLLFAIGFKGGVELSKTPLATVLLPALATLGLGLFRPLSSYALARRLLALGRVDAGALAAHYGSVSAVTFLAALTFAQGVGHRPEGFLPTLVALLEVPGIVVALLLAKRGGGNLCEALREVLTGRSVVLLVGGLLIGALSGEGGMDRVKPFFVDPFYGVLTLFLLDLGMVAASRFATLRQVGFRLVLYGTLLPLFHGAIGVYLGHLVGFSAGGATVLGAMAASSSYIAAPAAVRIALPEANPSLYLAASLAVTFPFNLVLGIPIYHALAQWMGG, encoded by the coding sequence ATGGATGCCTTGGAACTCCTTCGCCTCAACCTCCTTTCCCCCATGGTGCTGGCCTTCGCCCTGGGGGTGGCGGCCCGGCTTCTCAAAAGCGACCTGGCCTTCCCCGAGGCCCTGTACACGGCCTTATCCATTTACCTGCTCTTCGCCATCGGCTTCAAAGGGGGGGTGGAGCTTTCCAAAACGCCCCTGGCCACGGTGCTTCTTCCCGCCCTCGCCACCTTGGGCCTGGGGCTTTTCCGACCCCTTTCCAGTTACGCTCTGGCCCGCCGTCTTCTGGCCCTGGGCCGGGTGGATGCGGGCGCTTTAGCCGCCCACTACGGCTCCGTTTCCGCGGTGACCTTTCTGGCGGCCCTCACCTTTGCCCAAGGGGTGGGCCACAGGCCCGAGGGGTTCTTGCCCACCTTGGTGGCCCTTTTGGAGGTGCCGGGTATCGTGGTGGCCCTGCTCTTGGCCAAGCGGGGGGGTGGGAACCTGTGTGAAGCCCTTCGGGAGGTCCTCACCGGGAGGAGCGTGGTCCTCCTGGTGGGGGGGCTTCTCATCGGGGCCCTTTCCGGGGAGGGGGGGATGGACCGGGTAAAACCCTTCTTTGTGGATCCCTTCTATGGGGTCCTCACCCTTTTCCTGCTGGATCTGGGGATGGTGGCGGCCTCGAGGTTCGCCACCTTAAGGCAGGTGGGCTTCCGCCTGGTGCTCTACGGAACCCTCCTTCCCCTCTTCCATGGGGCCATAGGGGTCTATCTGGGCCACCTGGTGGGATTTTCTGCGGGCGGGGCTACCGTCTTGGGGGCTATGGCGGCCAGCAGCAGCTACATCGCCGCCCCCGCCGCCGTGCGCATCGCCTTGCCGGAGGCCAACCCCAGCCTGTATCTGGCGGCAAGCCTGGCGGTGACCTTTCCCTTTAACCTGGTCTTGGGCATTCCCATCTACCATGCCTTGGCCCAATGGATGGGAGGGTGA
- the purE gene encoding 5-(carboxyamino)imidazole ribonucleotide mutase encodes MRPLVGVIMGSKSDWETLRHAAETLEALGVPYEVRVVSAHRTPDLMAEYAKTARERGLLVIIAGAGGAAHLPGMTAAHTPLPVLGVPVESQALKGLDSLLSMVQMPAGIPVGTLAIGRAGAVNAALLAASIVGLSHPEVMERLEAYRRAQTEAVLAHPDPREEG; translated from the coding sequence ATGCGGCCTTTGGTGGGCGTGATCATGGGTTCTAAGTCTGACTGGGAAACCCTGCGCCATGCGGCGGAGACCCTGGAGGCCCTGGGCGTCCCCTATGAGGTGCGGGTGGTCTCCGCCCACCGCACCCCGGACCTCATGGCGGAGTACGCCAAAACCGCCAGGGAGCGTGGTCTTTTGGTGATCATCGCTGGGGCTGGAGGAGCCGCCCACCTCCCGGGGATGACCGCCGCCCACACCCCCTTGCCCGTGCTGGGGGTGCCGGTGGAAAGCCAGGCCTTAAAGGGCCTGGATTCCCTCCTTTCCATGGTGCAGATGCCTGCAGGCATCCCCGTGGGCACCCTGGCCATCGGAAGGGCGGGAGCGGTGAACGCCGCCCTTCTCGCCGCCAGCATCGTGGGGCTTTCCCACCCTGAGGTGATGGAGCGCCTCGAGGCCTACCGGAGGGCCCAGACCGAAGCCGTCTTGGCCCACCCCGACCCCCGGGAGGAAGGATGA
- a CDS encoding P-II family nitrogen regulator → MDLVPLKLVTIVAESILEKKLVEEVKRLGAKGYTIVPARGEGSRGMRSLDWEGQNIRLETIVPEEVALRILARLQEAYFPHYAVIAYVENVWVVRGEKYI, encoded by the coding sequence ATGGACCTGGTGCCTTTGAAGCTGGTGACCATCGTGGCGGAAAGCATCCTGGAGAAGAAGCTGGTGGAGGAGGTGAAGCGCCTGGGGGCCAAGGGGTACACCATCGTGCCCGCCAGGGGAGAGGGTTCCCGGGGCATGCGCAGCCTGGATTGGGAAGGGCAGAACATCCGCCTGGAAACCATCGTCCCCGAGGAGGTGGCTCTGAGAATCCTGGCCCGTTTGCAGGAGGCTTACTTTCCCCATTACGCCGTGATTGCCTACGTGGAGAACGTCTGGGTGGTACGGGGGGAGAAGTACATCTAG